A section of the Kluyveromyces lactis strain NRRL Y-1140 chromosome F complete sequence genome encodes:
- the GLO1 gene encoding lactoylglutathione lyase GLO1 (similar to uniprot|P50107 Saccharomyces cerevisiae YML004C GLO1 Monomeric glyoxalase I catalyzes the detoxification of methylglyoxal (a by-product of glycolysis) via condensation with glutathione to produce S-D-lactoylglutathione expression regulated by methylglyoxal levels and osmotic stress), with protein sequence MFKERLLNILKHIRPMSTETTAKYYPKIVESAQADQSLKLNHTCFRVKDPKVTVAFYQEQFGMKLLDHKKFPDMKFDLYFLSFPNKQFSNNSQGAIDVFRENGILELTHNYGTESDPAYKVNNGNEEPHRGFGHICFSVSNLEAECERLESNGVKFKKRLTDGSQRNIAFALDPNGYWIELIQNNESGEGNNYKFNHTMVRVKDPIKSLEFYQNVLGMKILDVSDHSNAKFTLYFLGYENDQKGIARGSRESILELTHNWGTENDPDFAYHTGNTEPQGYGHICISNKDPATLCAEIEKLYPDIQWSPKFNQGKMKNLAFIKDPDGYSIEVVPYGLGV encoded by the coding sequence ATGTTCAAGGAAAGATTACTCAACATCCTCAAGCATATACGACCAATGAGTACCGAAACTACTGCCAAATattatccaaaaattgttgaGTCTGCGCAAGCGGACCAGAGCTTAAAGCTAAACCACACATGTTTCAGGGTAAAGGATCCAAAGGTCACTGTTGCGTTCTACCAGGAACAATTTGGTATGAAGCTATTAGATCACAAGAAATTCCCTGACATGAAGTTTGATTTATACTTCTTATCATTCCCTAATAAGCAGTTTTCGAACAACTCTCAAGGTGCCATTGACGTCTTTAGAGAAAACGgtattttggaattgacCCACAATTATGGTACTGAATCTGATCCAGCATACAAGGTGAACAACGGTAATGAAGAACCACACCGTGGGTTTGGTCATATTTGCTTCAGTGTCTCTAACCTAGAAGCTGAATGTGAAAGATTGGAATCCAATGGCGtcaagttcaagaagagattgaCAGACGGTAGCCAAAGGAATATTGCTTTCGCATTAGATCCTAATGGGTACTGGattgaattgattcaaaacaaCGAATCTGGAGAGGGGAACAACTACAAGTTCAACCATACCATGGTAAGAGTCAAGGATCCAATCAAATCCCTTGAATTCTATCAAAACGTCCTAGGAATGAAAATCCTTGACGTTAGTGACCATTCAAATGCTAAATTCACGCTATACTTCTTAGGCTACGAAAATGATCAAAAAGGAATTGCTCGTGGTTCAAGAGAAAGTATCTTGGAGTTGACACATAACTGGGGGACAGAAAATGATCCAGATTTCGCTTATCACACCGGTAATACTGAACCACAGGGGTACGGCCACATCTGCATCTCAAACAAGGATCCAGCTACGTTGTGCGCAGAAATTGAGAAACTATACCCAGATATCCAATGGTCTCCAAAGTTCAATCAAGGTAAAATGAAGAATCTCGCCTTCATCAAGGACCCTGATGGATACTCCATCGAAGTCGTCCCATACGGATTGGGCGTTTGA
- the PFK2 gene encoding 6-phosphofructokinase subunit beta (uniprot|Q03216 Kluyveromyces lactis KLLA0F06248g PFK2 6- phosphofructokinase subunit beta) — MTQSLPLLNGTEAYKLVTTQGLYDKTVKFYEKYLQLVHDKRVGTLTNSLITLKLVVDNSFKPLDVVNDKDWRAIVSSALVFSCTNIQHFRDLAAGETIQAYPNETNPIEIYLKDPNGYIIGITETKNAISIKPTLPKQSVEASLISSRSSRIDIASSGVSTDSSYPAIPKTAKAQKSIAVMTSGGDAPGMNANVRAIVRTAIFKGCNAFVVMEGYEGLVKGGPNYIKQVYWETVRNWSCEGGTNIGTARCKEFREREGRLLGALHLIEAGVDALIVCGGDGSLTGADLFRSEWPSLIRELLDQGRINKVQFDRYQHLNICGTVGSIDNDMSTTDATIGAYSALDRICQAIDYIEATANSHSRAFVVEVMGRNCGWLALLAGISTSADYILIPEKPASSREWQDQMCDIISKHRSRGKRTTIVIVAEGAISADLTPISSKDVHKVLVDRLGLDCRITTLGHVQRGGTAVAYDRILATLQGVEAVNAVLESTPDTPSPLIAINENKITRKPLVESVQLTKSVAEAIHSKDFKKAMQLRDSEFVEHLDNFMAINSADHIEPKLPEHTHMKIAIVNVGAPAGGMNSAVYSMATYCMSQGHKPYAIYNGWTGLTRHESVRSLNWKDLLGWQSRGGSEIGTNRHTPEEADIGLIAYYFQKYGFDGIIIVGGFEAFVSLHQLERARENYTAFRIPMVLIPATLSNNVPGTEYSLGSDTALNSLMQYCDIIKQSAASTRGRVFVVDVQGGNSGYLATHAAVAVGAQVSYVPEEGISLEQLTQDIENLTESFSEAEGRGKFGQLILKSTNASKVLTPEVLAEVITQEAEGHFDAKCAIPGHVQQGGLPSPIDRTRGTRFAIRAVGFIESQHKVLAAEANLDDDDFDFDTPKIIATASVLGVKGSDIVFSSIRQLYDFETELNKRTPKTIHWQSTRTIADHLVGRKKL, encoded by the coding sequence ATGACACAATCTTTGCCATTGTTGAACGGTACGGAAGCGTACAAATTAGTTACGACTCAAGGGTTGTATGATAAGACAGTCAAGTTTTACGAAAAGTATTTGCAATTAGTTCATGACAAGCGAGTTGGCACATTGACAAATTCTTTAATCACTCTAAAGCTAGTTGTTGATAACAGCTTCAAGCCATTGGATGTTGTTAACGATAAAGATTGGAGGGCCATTGTGTCATCAGCATTGGTTTTTTCATGTACAAATATCCAACATTTCAGAGATTTGGCTGCTGGTGAAACGATTCAGGCCTATCCTAACGAAACCAAcccaattgaaatatattTGAAGGATCCAAACGGATATATCATTGGTATCACTGAAACGAAAAATGCTATTTCTATCAAACCTACGCTGCCTAAGCAATCTGTTGAGGCCTCTTTGATCTCctcaagatcttcaagaataGACATTGCTTCTTCTGGTGTTTCCACTGACAGCTCGTATCCAGCGATTCCAAAGACTGCGAAAGCGCAAAAGTCCATCGCCGTTATGACATCCGGTGGTGATGCGCCAGGTATGAACGCAAATGTGAGAGCTATTGTTAGAACAGCTATTTTCAAGGGTTGTAATGCCTTCGTAGTCATGGAAGGTTACGAAGGTCTTGTAAAAGGTGGTCCAAATTATATCAAGCAGGTTTACTGGGAAACAGTACGTAACTGGTCTTGCGAAGGTGGTACCAACATTGGTACTGCTCGTTGTAAAGAATTTAGAGAGAGAGAGGGAAGGTTACTTGGTGCTCTTCACTTAATCGAAGCTGGTGTCGACGCTTTGATCGTGTGTGGTGGTGACGGTTCCCTCACTGGTGCTGATTTATTCAGATCTGAATGGCCTTCTTTGATTCGTGAACTCTTAGATCAAGGAAGAATTAACAAAGTTCAATTCGATAGGTACCAGCACTTGAATATTTGTGGTACTGTTGGATCCATCGATAATGATATGTCTACTACAGATGCTACCATTGGTGCCTACTCGGCATTGGATCGTATCTGTCAAGCAATTGATTACATTGAGGCCACCGCTAACTCCCATTCCAGAGCCTTTGTGGTGGAAGTTATGGGTAGAAATTGTGGTTGGTTAGCTTTATTGGCTGGTATCTCTACATCAGCTGATTACATCTTGATTCCAGAGAAACCTGCATCATCAAGAGAATGGCAAGATCAAATGTGTGATATCATTTCAAAGCATAGGTCAAGAGGTAAGAGAACAACTATCGTTATTGTTGCTGAAGGTGCCATTTCAGCAGACTTAACTCCTATCTCATCTAAGGACGTTCATAAAGTCTTAGTGGACAGATTGGGTCTAGATTGTAGAATTACTACACTAGGACATGTCCAGAGAGGTGGTACAGCCGTTGCTTATGACCGTATTCTTGCAACATTGCAAGGTGTGGAAGCTGTCAATGCAGTTTTGGAATCAACTCCAGATACCCCTTCTCCTTTGATCGCTATCAATGAGAACAAGATCACTCGTAAGCCTTTGGTTGAATCAGTTCAACTAACCAAATCTGTTGCGGAAGCAATCCATTCCAAGGATTTCAAAAAGGCTATGCAATTGAGAGATTCGGAATTTGTTGAGCATTTGGATAATTTCATGGCAATCAATTCTGCTGACCATATCGAACCTAAGTTACCAGAACACACCCATATGAAGATTGCTATTGTCAATGTCGGTGCCCCAGCTGGTGGTATGAACTCTGCAGTTTATTCGATGGCTACGTACTGTATGTCTCAAGGTCACAAACCATATGCAATTTACAATGGTTGGACTGGGTTAACTAGACACGAATCCGTGAGATCTCTAAACTGGAAGGATCTTTTGGGATGGCAATCCCGCGGTGGTTCTGAAATCGGTACCAACAGACATACTCCTGAAGAAGCTGATATCGGTTTGATTGCTTACTATTTCCAAAAGTATGGATTCGATGGTATCATCATTGTCGGTGGTTTTGAAGCGTTTGTCTCCTTGcatcaattggaaagagCAAGAGAGAACTATACAGCCTTCAGAATCCCAATGGTTTTGATTCCAGCCACTTTATCCAACAATGTTCCGGGTACCGAGTACTCCCTCGGTTCGGATACCGCTCTGAACTCTTTGATGCAATACTGTGATATTATCAAGCAATCTGCTGCATCAACCCGTGGTAGagtttttgttgttgatgttcaaGGTGGTAACTCTGGGTATCTAGCCACACATGCCGCTGTTGCTGTGGGTGCCCAAGTTTCCTATGTCCCAGAAGAAGGTATAAGTTTGGAGCAACTAACgcaagatattgaaaacttgACGGAATCATTCAGCGAAGCTGAAGGTAGAGGTAAATTCGGACAACTTATCTTGAAGTCCACCAATGCCTCTAAGGTGCTTACTCCTGAAGTGTTGGCTGAGGTCATTACTCAAGAAGCTGAAGGTCACTTCGATGCCAAATGTGCCATCCCAGGTCATGTCCAACAAGGTGGTCTACCTTCTCCAATTGATAGAACAAGGGGTACTAGATTCGCCATCAGAGCTGTTGGTTTCATTGAGTCTCAACACAAGGTATTAGCAGCTGAGGCAAATCTGGATGATGACGACTTCGACTTTGATACACCAAAGATCATAGCAACTGCATCAGTCTTAGGTGTTAAGGGATCTGACATTGTCTTTAGTTCAATCAGACAATTGTACGattttgaaactgaattgaacaagagAACCCCAAAGACTATTCACTGGCAATCGACTAGAACCATTGCGGACCATCTTGtaggaagaaaaaagctatga
- the INP1 gene encoding Inp1p (some similarities with uniprot|Q03694 Saccharomyces cerevisiae YMR204C Hypothetical ORF): protein MAIMGSPKKKSSGPFQSLKNSFLRNKGQPPQLQPWNPQVRTDNTKRKSVQRTTLFRHDYVKVRSWPSDNPKNINVILSKTSFEIYEIDMGNSKERMNYLSLGKKDQFVHPILPKLKVGRVPSDQKQEFKIIISLFNPERFWEVTFLSINHGRVPRKVINDLEQVLSKICQYNNKDPDNASLKDTKNDTKAIPSPKIDILEEVDDLEYLLAENVPDQEQIPEAESLELNESSTISSISMEHSLVQSGDVVNKTFKQALGRIKPIDFNTRAESSRYKRFSSFHSAFLDVPRISAEYQHSLQDKRRSISVPTAIDYKSVSNHDMRKGVDFDKVSWMDVTFEDFPEI, encoded by the coding sequence atggcCATTATGGGAtcaccaaagaagaaatcttccGGCCCTTTCCAATCACTGAAGAATTCGTTTCTGCGAAATAAGGGACAGCCACCACAACTGCAACCCTGGAATCCTCAGGTAAGAACTGATAACACTAAAAGGAAATCTGTACAGAGGACAACTTTGTTCCGTCATGACTATGTGAAGGTGCGAAGTTGGCCGTCCGATAATCCAAAAAACATCAATGTAATACTGAGCAAGACTAGCTTCGAAATATATGAAATAGATATGGGAAACTCGAAAGAACGGATGAATTACTTGAGTTTAGGTAAAAAAGATCAGTTTGTGCATCCAATTCTGCCGAAACTAAAGGTTGGAAGGGTACCGTCGGatcaaaaacaagaatttaaaatcatcatttcCCTATTCAATCCGGAAAGATTCTGGGAAGTCACATTTTTATCCATTAACCACGGTCGCGTACCTCGTAAAGTTATCAACGACCTTGAGCAAGTGCTATCCAAAATTTGTCAGTATAACAACAAAGATCCTGACAATGCTTCACTAAAAGACACTAAGAATGATACGAAGGCGATACCCTCGCCGAAGATTGACATCCTCGAAGAAGTGGATGATTTGGAGTATCTATTGGCTGAGAATGTTCCTGACCAGGAGCAGATACCAGAAGCAGAAAGTCTGGAACTAAATGAATCATCAACCATATCTTCCATCAGTATGGAACACTCACTAGTACAGTCTGGAGATGTCGTAAATAAGACATTCAAACAAGCATTAGGAAGAATAAAACCCATTGACTTTAACACAAGAGCAGAAAGCAGTAGGTACAAAAGGTTCAGCTCTTTTCACTCTGCATTTTTAGATGTTCCTCGCATAAGCGCAGAATATCAACATTCTTTACAAGATAAAAGACGGTCGATCAGTGTTCCGACTGCAATTGATTACAAGTCTGTTTCCAATCACGACATGAGAAAGGGTGTTGATTTTGACAAGGT